Proteins encoded together in one Papaver somniferum cultivar HN1 unplaced genomic scaffold, ASM357369v1 unplaced-scaffold_21, whole genome shotgun sequence window:
- the LOC113340379 gene encoding phosphoinositide phosphatase SAC2-like — MDPQNSSLKNFRLYETQSKVYIVGRNNSKTVWRVLKIDRSEPTELDIVEDSTTYSEREISALLRRLHAGNLATGGLKFVTSCYGIVGFIKFLGPYYMLLITKRKQIGEIRGHVIYGISKTKMIPIPHPSVQQTDTFSSKSENRYKKLLCSIDLTKDFFFSFTYNVTRSLQRNLCDVQTTGPVLYEKMFVWNEFLTRGISNLNNTVWTVALVYGFFKQAKLSVSGRDFKLTLISRRSRLYAGPRYHKRGVDKKGRVANDVETEQIVFEDLPGGCPVEISSVVQHRGSIPLFWSQEASLLNVKPKIRLSGRDENYKATRLHFDNLVTRYGNPIIILNLIKGREKEARESTLRGMFSDATEVINNDLSFENRLRFFHLDLAKLSKSKDIDVLESLGGLTEYSLRITGFFFHSQLSPNFVPGDDKENRLIKQTKLQKGVLRTNCIDCLDRTNVAQYSYGLAALGYQLNALGLISRPKIGQDDRLAVDLMDLYEMMGDILSLQYGGSLSHCKIFWLKKGHWKPAVKASDLIRSVRRYGSNTFTDGEKQDAINIFLGHFQPQQGKPAIWELNSDQNVNVGRDENAMLSLKRSASDGNLASVSEQESSRLVDDSTPEIIPASNSEIIATFRSSPSRRSVQLLCDMQSTPIDFYENQD, encoded by the exons ATGGATCCACAAAACTCTTCTTTGAAGAATTTCAGACTTTATGAAACCCAATCG AAGGTTTACATTGTTGGTAGAAACAACAGTAAGACGGTATGGAGAGTATTGAAGATTGATCGATCAGAACCTACCGAGCTAGACATTGTTGAAGATTCAACCACGTATTCAGAAAGGGAGATTTCTGCACTGTTGAGGCGGTTACATGCAGGGAATTTAGCGACCGGTGGTCTTAAATTCGTCACTTCTTGTTACGGAATTGTTG GATTCATTAAATTCTTGGGGCCGTATTACATGCTGCTTATCACGAAGCGAAAGCAGATTGGTGAAATTCGTGGCCATGTTATATATGGAATCAGCAAGACCAAGATGATTCCTATTCCACATCCTAGTGTGCAGCAAACTGATACATTTTCTTCTAAAAGCGAGAACAG ATACAAGAAGCTTCTATGCTCAATAGACCTTACCAAGGACTTCTTTTTCAGCTTCACGTATAATGTTACGCGTAGCCTTCAAAGGAACTTGTGTGATGTTCAGACGACAGGACCAGTTCTCTATGAAAAGATGTTTGTTTGGAACGAGTTCTTGACACGTGGAATCAGTAATCTGAATAACACGGTCTGGACCGTGGCATTAGTATATGGCTTCTTCAAACAG GCAAAACTTTCAGTTTCTGGGAGGGATTTTAAATTGACGCTCATTTCTAGGCGCTCACGTCTCTATGCTGGCCCAAG GTACCATAAACGTGGTGTGGACAAGAAAGGAAGAGTAGCTAATGATGTTGAGACTGAGCAGATTGTGTTTGAAGATCTCCCTGGAGGATGCCCAGTGGAAATAAGTTCTGTTGTACAGCACCGAGGCTCTATTCCCCTTTTCTGGTCGCAGGAAGCTTCACTCCTAAATGTTAAACCTAAGATCAGAT TGTCAGGACGTGACGAAAATTATAAGGCTACCAGGCTTCATTTTGATAACCTTGTGACAAGATATGGAAACCCAATAATCATATTAAATTTGATTAAG GGTCGTGAAAAGGAAGCTCGAGAGTCTACACTTCGAGGAATGTTTTCTGATGCAACTGAAGTTATCAACAATGATTTGTCCTTTGAGAATCGTCTGAGATTCTTCCACTTGGATCTAGCTAAACTTTCCAAAAG TAAAGATATAGATGTGCTGGAATCACTTGGTGGATTGACTGAATATTCACTGAGAATAACAGGCTTCTTCTTCCATTCACAATTATCACCAAATTTTGTACCTGGTGATGATAAGGAGAACCGCTTGATTAAGCAAACCAAACTACAAAAAGGTGTCCTCAGAACCAATTGTATTGATTGCTTGGACCGCACCAATGTGGCGCAGTATTCATATGGCTTGGCTGCTCTTGGATATCAACTGAACGCATTGGGGTTGATCAGTAGACCAAAGATTGGCCAGGATGACCGTTtggctgttgatttgatggatcTATATGAGATGATGGGTGACATACTATCTCTCCAGTATGGGGGATCTCTCTCTCATTGCAAG ATATTTTGGTTGAAAAAAGGCCACTGGAAACCAGCTGTCAAAGCCAGTGACTTGATAAGATCAGTTCGACGCTACGGAAGCAACACTTTCACCGATGGCGAGAAGCAAGACGCGATAAACAT ATTCTTGGGTCATTTCCAGCCACAACAAGGTAAGCCTGCAATTTGGGAGCTAAATTCTGACCAGAATGTCAATGTTGGGAGGGATGAAAACGCAAT GCTATCCCTTAAAAGATCCGCATCAGATGGTAACCTTGCTAGTGTGAGTGAACAAGAGAGCAGTCGTCTTGTTGATGATTCTACACCTGAAATAATCCCAGCTTCCAATTCTGAAATAATCGCAACTTTCAG GTCGAGTCCTTCAAGGAGAAGCGTTCAGCTTTTATGTGACATGCAAAGCACCCCCATTGATTTCTATGAGAATCAAGAC